The following is a genomic window from Bombus vancouverensis nearcticus chromosome 15, iyBomVanc1_principal, whole genome shotgun sequence.
atttttattcttttctgatTTATATGGTATCTCTGCTATAGCTTTCGTATATTGATATATCATTAATGCTAAATCttgagagttgttaattaatctactgctacaatctgaaataatttgtatttcattgAGACATGTTTCAAGATGTTTCCTTGATATTTTGTGAGGATATGTAGACATTTGATGATACTTTTCGATGTaggttttcttttttgttctacTTTCCTTTAAATTTCTTCTTTGTTCTCTACATGCAAAATAATCCTCTATTCCAAAAATTACAAGTGTTATTTTGTAATCTGGTAATGAAGATTTAATGCTAGAGATAGATGTACAAAAGCTACCATCTGTTACTTTTATTACTGCCTCATCCCAATTCCAAATTATCAATATTTGACTAATTTGTTCAATATCGGTTACTGTACATATTTTATTGGTGTCATCAATATAGCTATTTTCAATGCTTCTTTTCCATGTAATgctatttgaaataaattctgTTTTAACAGTATATGTTACACCAGCATTTCTCAATGTATCTATTATATCTGTAATAGGAGcaacatttttaatatcgttGTCAAGAACAACTTCTATAAATTTCATACATTCACCAGGTTTTATATCTTTTGATTTTTTAACTGCAATTGCTTTCAGTGCTTTTTCTCTCATTAAGCACtcttgtttttttaatttttcttcatttagttcaattctacttttctttcttACAGTACCTTTACCTTTCCTTTGTCTTTCTGTATTGCTACTCTTTTCATCTGAGTCAGATGAATTAGAAACATTGTACGAAAACTTTCTAACATTATATTGTTTGAAATTTTTGCTATTAGCAGTATGTTTATCATCAGTCTGATATGATGATCCATTTGTGTTAAAATTAGATGAACAGCTTGCAATATCAATATTCCGTGATTTACTTACATCGTCTTCGTTAATAATATGATGAAAATTTATTGCAGGAAATTCAAGATCACTTGAATTATAATTATGAGATAAAGATCTATTATTCGAATTCGATTGAACGGATAAAGAAGATTCGTTTGAATCGCTTAAAACAACAACATCTGTAATCATTTCATTAAAGTATCTATaagaaaattatacaaaatttctataaGATTCAATTCACCTTTCTAATTAAGATTCAAATATCTGTATTTCAGAGTGTATATCACACAATCACACATAACAGAAACGACAAAAGCTTATAGGAATATACAGTGAATGTGATAAGGATAGATACAATAACCAATGAAATAATCTGACGATATATAACTTtgtaaaacattaaaaaagatATTCTTTGATTGGCTGCTGCATTCTTACGGCAAGTTGCatgcacacatacatatatgtatgtatatgtacatataagcTTCGCTTTAGCATTCGTGTTTCGAGCTTCGGGCGTAGACCGGTTCTCTGGAGGTGTCGTTCATTTTCTAACTTCAGCGGAAATAATGACGTCATGAATGAAGAGTAGATGGCAAATAGGTGATACATCGAAGTGATATGGGATTGTTTGTGTTGAAATTTTGATTTCCAATGtgactgatttttcaaacaaacgTGTTGTTTTACGTGGATTTTATTAACGATCTATACATTTTCTTTTCAACTGTAAATTTTTCATGAAGGTAAGAAAATTGTTATAGTTAATGCACTGTATCGTGAGCAGGAATTCTGCCCTGTATTGTACACTATCTTCAC
Proteins encoded in this region:
- the mms4 gene encoding methyl methanesulfonate sensitivity 4 isoform X2, whose protein sequence is MITDVVVLSDSNESSLSVQSNSNNRSLSHNYNSSDLEFPAINFHHIINEDDVSKSRNIDIASCSSNFNTNGSSYQTDDKHTANSKNFKQYNVRKFSYNVSNSSDSDEKSSNTERQRKGKGTVRKKSRIELNEEKLKKQECLMREKALKAIAVKKSKDIKPGECMKFIEVVLDNDIKNVAPITDIIDTLRNAGVTYTVKTEFISNSITWKRSIENSYIDDTNKICTVTDIEQISQILIIWNWDEAVIKVTDGSFCTSISSIKSSLPDYKITLVIFGIEDYFACREQRRNLKESRTKKKTYIEKYHQMSTYPHKISRKHLETCLNEIQIISDCSSRLINNSQDLALMIYQYTKAIAEIPYKSEKNKNLTNKFDWYVMGDNRNTVKVDKSGNGLKRLWQQQLCQFNLSSLEIAEAICSVYPSPANLIEAYMNCTDTEGVNLLKDIPIRRAAGPLTT
- the mms4 gene encoding methyl methanesulfonate sensitivity 4 isoform X1, whose translation is MITDVVVLSDSNESSLSVQSNSNNRSLSHNYNSSDLEFPAINFHHIINEDDVSKSRNIDIASCSSNFNTNGSSYQTDDKHTANSKNFKQYNVRKFSYNVSNSSDSDEKSSNTERQRKGKGTVRKKSRIELNEEKLKKQECLMREKALKAIAVKKSKDIKPGECMKFIEVVLDNDIKNVAPITDIIDTLRNAGVTYTVKTEFISNSITWKRSIENSYIDDTNKICTVTDIEQISQILIIWNWDEAVIKVTDGSFCTSISSIKSSLPDYKITLVIFGIEDYFACREQRRNLKESRTKKKTYIEKYHQMSTYPHKISRKHLETCLNEIQIISDCSSRLINNSQDLALMIYQYTKAIAEIPYKSEKNKNLTNKFDWYVMGDNRNTVKVDKSGNGLKRLWQQQLCQFNLSSLEIAEAICSVYPSPANLIEAYMNCTDTEGVNLLKDIPIRRAAGPLTTVRKVGPELSKKVYLMFSSKNGENVLS